In one window of Ignatzschineria indica DNA:
- the lptF gene encoding LPS export ABC transporter permease LptF codes for MSLINRYIRREILSTFAAVLLVLISILLVQRLAFYLNQVINGTLSQSAVISLLGLQVVRFITELLPLSFLLASILAFGRLYKDSEMTAFYALGMPVKRLYRILLQIGIPLSFLILILNFWIVPEIAQIQEVVLKKAREEAQLTILKPGVFQEFARGKQTIYVQSINAEDGTLNKIFIKTNEANGHHTITIAEKGTQQINEDNTRFVILEDGSRTTTNADFSEVLFFDTLRIRLDTESSDAWPKAIAWSAYDVITGTTPDEKRELQRRLSGPISIYLLILLIPALSHSRPREGRFNKLIVGVIFYVFYFNFLGIGLSWIKSGKINPDLGIWWIQLIMFIFAYIVYRRYNRSL; via the coding sequence TAGTACTGATCTCTATTCTGCTTGTGCAGCGATTGGCCTTCTATCTCAACCAAGTGATCAATGGAACTCTATCGCAATCAGCTGTGATCTCATTGCTAGGCCTACAAGTTGTTCGATTTATCACTGAACTGCTCCCTTTGAGCTTTCTACTCGCCTCTATCTTAGCTTTCGGTAGACTCTACAAAGATAGTGAGATGACCGCCTTTTACGCTTTAGGAATGCCGGTTAAACGACTCTATCGTATTTTGTTACAGATCGGAATTCCCTTAAGTTTTCTTATCTTAATCTTAAATTTCTGGATTGTGCCGGAGATTGCACAAATTCAAGAAGTGGTCTTAAAAAAGGCACGAGAAGAGGCCCAGCTGACAATCTTAAAACCAGGTGTTTTCCAGGAGTTTGCCCGCGGTAAACAGACTATCTACGTACAATCGATCAATGCGGAAGATGGAACGCTGAACAAGATCTTTATCAAAACAAATGAAGCGAATGGACATCACACTATCACCATTGCCGAAAAGGGAACCCAACAGATCAATGAGGATAATACCCGTTTTGTAATCTTAGAGGATGGTTCAAGAACAACCACAAATGCGGACTTTTCAGAAGTGCTCTTCTTCGATACGCTACGAATCCGCCTCGATACTGAAAGTAGTGATGCTTGGCCCAAAGCGATCGCTTGGAGTGCGTATGATGTCATCACTGGTACAACACCGGATGAGAAGCGAGAATTACAAAGGCGACTTTCCGGTCCGATCTCAATCTATCTCTTAATTTTGTTGATCCCGGCACTTTCACACTCTCGACCGCGAGAGGGTCGCTTTAATAAATTAATTGTGGGAGTCATCTTTTACGTCTTCTACTTTAACTTCTTAGGTATCGGACTCTCTTGGATTAAGAGTGGCAAAATTAACCCTGATTTAGGTATCTGGTGGATTCAACTGATAATGTTTATATTTGCCTATATTGTCTACCGGCGTTATAACAGATCGCTCTAG
- a CDS encoding Cof-type HAD-IIB family hydrolase: MSFKAIFLDLDGTSLNDNNALSPALQEILTILKSKGIQIIFSTGRSFAGSLPFAKAIGGAEYIINYNGARVFDFKRDAVLHEATLPKPVLKQVFNFSNEYRYPPIFYHNNIIYTKDGVPHHYTCPGERFEVLCPNHDWVNETLTKALFVLPEEELHDHLSIAYDFFDGASVSTSSSTYLEVMPLGINKAVGAQYVLEALNIDPQHCIAFGDQLNDRELLSLVAHPFIMGNATEPLKAQFPDRIIAKNIEDGVARQLDQLFGLHYFR, from the coding sequence ATGAGCTTTAAAGCGATTTTTCTAGACCTTGATGGCACCAGTCTCAATGATAATAATGCACTCTCTCCGGCACTTCAGGAGATTCTTACGATACTAAAATCGAAAGGGATTCAGATCATCTTCAGTACAGGAAGAAGTTTTGCCGGTAGCCTCCCTTTTGCAAAAGCCATTGGTGGAGCAGAATATATCATTAACTACAATGGCGCTCGCGTCTTTGACTTTAAAAGAGATGCTGTTCTACATGAGGCAACATTACCAAAGCCTGTCTTAAAGCAAGTTTTCAACTTCTCTAATGAATATCGATATCCCCCCATCTTCTACCACAACAATATTATCTACACCAAAGATGGTGTTCCCCATCACTATACCTGTCCGGGTGAGCGCTTTGAAGTACTTTGCCCTAATCACGATTGGGTCAATGAGACATTAACAAAGGCGCTCTTTGTCTTACCAGAAGAGGAGCTGCACGATCATCTCTCAATCGCCTATGATTTCTTTGATGGCGCTTCAGTTTCAACCTCATCATCAACCTATCTCGAAGTGATGCCGCTAGGGATCAATAAAGCAGTCGGGGCACAATATGTCTTAGAGGCACTCAATATCGACCCACAACATTGCATCGCTTTTGGTGATCAACTCAATGACCGAGAGCTACTCTCACTGGTGGCGCACCCTTTTATTATGGGTAATGCAACAGAACCGTTAAAAGCACAGTTTCCCGATCGAATCATCGCTAAAAACATTGAAGATGGCGTAGCACGGCAACTTGACCAGCTCTTTGGGCTCCACTATTTTCGCTGA
- the hfq gene encoding RNA chaperone Hfq produces the protein MAKMQSLQDPFLNLLRKERVPVSIFLINGIKLQGQIESFDQFVILLRSNVSQMIYKHAVSTIVPARNVNLSSEVVGEVDAPIAE, from the coding sequence ATGGCAAAAATGCAATCCCTTCAAGACCCGTTCCTGAACTTGCTTCGTAAAGAGCGTGTTCCGGTATCTATCTTTTTAATCAATGGCATTAAGTTGCAAGGACAGATTGAGTCCTTCGACCAATTTGTCATTCTATTAAGATCAAATGTCAGTCAAATGATCTATAAGCATGCGGTGTCTACAATCGTTCCTGCGAGAAATGTTAATTTAAGCAGTGAAGTGGTAGGAGAAGTTGACGCTCCTATTGCTGAATAG
- the hflX gene encoding ribosome rescue GTPase HflX, translating into MNHIVEQFSHEDDRAIIVSLEMPESEEGDLAEFKELVTSAGVEILSCITGTRQTPHHKYFLGTGKADEVRVAVEQSDANVVLINHDLTPSQNRNLEELCGVRVVDRTGLILDIFAQRAQSFEGKLQVELAQLTRLSTRLVRKHTNLSQQRGGAVGLRGPGETRLEMDRRVISDRIRQLKKRLETVTKMRAQGRISRERNEVPTIALVGYTNAGKSSLFNRLTAAGVYVQDQLFATLDPTHRALDIEFVGRAVLVDTVGFISKLPHDLVEAFKSTLQEAVEADLLLEVIDVADPERDLKMREVTAVLEQIGAEAVPRLQVFNKIDLKPEIEPHNEMSEEGVVKAVWISAAKDIGIDLLLEGVASHFQKEHLSMRLTLPPSEGRLRAELYALDAVKEEAFGKNGEFLLDLYVARYRIMRLLKEQPEAAPYFEQYL; encoded by the coding sequence ATGAATCATATAGTAGAGCAATTTAGTCACGAAGATGACAGAGCAATCATCGTCTCTTTAGAGATGCCTGAAAGTGAAGAGGGGGATCTTGCAGAGTTTAAGGAGTTAGTGACATCTGCAGGTGTTGAGATCCTCTCCTGTATTACAGGAACTCGGCAAACCCCTCATCATAAATATTTTTTAGGAACTGGCAAAGCAGATGAAGTACGTGTAGCCGTAGAGCAGAGCGATGCTAATGTTGTATTAATTAACCATGATTTAACGCCTAGTCAAAACCGCAACTTAGAAGAGTTATGCGGTGTTCGTGTGGTTGACCGGACTGGCTTAATTCTCGATATCTTTGCCCAAAGAGCTCAAAGCTTTGAAGGAAAGTTACAGGTTGAGTTGGCACAATTAACCCGATTATCGACACGTTTAGTACGAAAGCATACTAATCTCTCGCAACAAAGAGGTGGTGCTGTAGGACTTCGAGGGCCAGGGGAGACTCGGCTTGAGATGGATCGGCGCGTTATTAGTGATCGTATTCGGCAGCTTAAAAAACGTCTTGAGACCGTGACAAAGATGCGTGCGCAGGGGCGTATCTCCCGTGAACGTAACGAGGTTCCGACAATTGCGCTGGTCGGCTATACCAATGCCGGCAAATCTTCTCTTTTCAATCGATTGACTGCCGCTGGCGTCTATGTGCAAGATCAACTCTTTGCAACACTCGATCCGACTCATAGAGCGTTAGATATTGAGTTTGTTGGCAGAGCAGTTTTAGTTGATACCGTTGGATTTATCTCTAAACTTCCTCATGATCTTGTAGAAGCATTTAAATCAACTTTGCAAGAAGCCGTTGAAGCGGATCTTCTTCTCGAGGTGATCGATGTTGCAGACCCAGAGAGAGATCTAAAGATGCGAGAGGTAACTGCTGTTTTAGAGCAGATCGGAGCAGAAGCAGTACCGCGATTACAGGTCTTTAATAAGATCGATCTTAAACCTGAGATTGAGCCCCATAATGAGATGTCAGAAGAGGGCGTTGTTAAAGCCGTTTGGATTTCAGCAGCTAAAGATATTGGTATTGATCTACTTTTAGAGGGAGTCGCTTCCCACTTTCAGAAAGAGCACCTCTCAATGAGATTGACACTTCCCCCAAGTGAAGGGCGACTAAGAGCAGAGCTCTATGCGCTTGATGCAGTTAAAGAGGAAGCGTTTGGCAAAAATGGTGAGTTTCTTTTAGATCTCTATGTTGCTCGATATCGAATTATGCGACTATTGAAGGAGCAGCCAGAAGCGGCTCCCTATTTCGAACAATATCTATAG
- the hflC gene encoding protease modulator HflC yields the protein MRIVTRIVLPIVIIVLLLLSTSLVIVKEWEKGLQLRFGRIVAVYDEPGIYFKLPFIDNVRVFDGRIQTLDTPPEPFLTSEKKNLIVDTFIKWRVIDPEVYYQKVSGNPGIFNRLFEPIVKNNFRAAFGKRDVQTVVGGNVTSKGSKYGDDTSKVIVVDKPSDALSLDPKTLEEIHSEDVDIVIRSKENVVPVIAGQEVDLNNTVRQEIERTILVALSVEAKEYGVEIIDVRINGVELPDDVTDNVFKRMRTERERVATELRSKGEAAYIEKVAEADSNRTILLATAYEEAEKIRGEGDAGAATIYGEAYGQDPEFYSFYRSLEAYKNAFQNDGDLLILDPESDFFKHFQQKQ from the coding sequence ATGAGAATTGTAACTCGCATCGTTTTACCAATCGTCATTATTGTACTGCTTCTCTTGAGCACATCTTTAGTGATTGTTAAAGAGTGGGAAAAAGGCCTCCAGCTCCGTTTTGGACGAATTGTTGCGGTCTATGATGAACCCGGTATCTATTTCAAATTACCCTTTATTGATAATGTAAGAGTCTTTGATGGCAGAATTCAGACATTAGATACGCCGCCAGAACCTTTCTTGACTTCTGAGAAGAAGAACTTGATTGTTGATACCTTCATTAAGTGGCGTGTCATCGATCCTGAGGTCTATTATCAGAAAGTATCGGGTAATCCCGGTATCTTTAACCGTCTTTTTGAACCTATTGTGAAGAATAACTTTAGAGCAGCTTTCGGTAAGCGTGATGTTCAGACAGTTGTAGGTGGTAATGTTACCTCTAAAGGAAGTAAATATGGCGACGATACTTCAAAGGTGATTGTCGTTGATAAGCCGAGTGATGCACTCTCTTTAGATCCTAAGACATTAGAAGAGATTCATTCTGAAGATGTCGATATCGTTATTCGCAGTAAAGAGAATGTTGTTCCGGTTATTGCAGGGCAAGAAGTTGATCTCAATAATACAGTTCGTCAAGAGATTGAGCGGACGATTTTAGTCGCGCTCTCTGTGGAAGCGAAAGAGTATGGTGTTGAGATTATCGATGTTCGTATTAATGGTGTAGAGCTCCCTGATGATGTTACCGATAACGTCTTTAAACGTATGAGAACTGAGCGTGAACGTGTAGCAACTGAATTGCGTTCCAAAGGGGAAGCTGCCTATATCGAAAAAGTTGCAGAAGCAGATAGTAATCGAACGATTCTTCTAGCGACTGCCTATGAAGAGGCAGAGAAGATTCGTGGGGAAGGGGATGCTGGAGCAGCAACGATTTATGGAGAAGCTTATGGTCAAGATCCTGAGTTTTACTCTTTCTATCGTAGTTTAGAAGCATATAAAAATGCCTTTCAGAATGATGGGGATCTCTTAATCCTCGATCCAGAGAGTGATTTCTTTAAACACTTTCAGCAGAAACAGTAA
- a CDS encoding phosphomannomutase/phosphoglucomutase — MALKAFKAYDIRGEYPLEINEDLAYKLGLAFVAEYRAQEIVVGHDIRESSPQLFTQLVAGICDAGADVISLDICGTEEVYFNTVYLEADGGIMITASHNPKSHNGFKLVARGAEPISGSTGLEALKRRILQEDFGQRAVREKGILKHFVDKRPYLQALLQASSMALSQRSEDLPLNSFTAASSASSISPISPKPLRIVCNSGNGCAGAIVDLLEPYLPYQLIKIHHEPDGTFPNGVPNPLLVERRQATQEVILTSGADFGVAWDGDFDRCFFFDERGDFVDSSYIVGLLATVLLTDHPNSTIVIDTRQTLNSEEAIKNAGGKVVISAGGHSPMKESMRKFNALYGGEMSAHHYFQAFHYCDSGMIPFLLISQLLAKSDQTLGELVAAARRRYPCSGELNYLVTDSDLVIAKIADYFKDRAVSEDYLDGLSLRLDDSRINVRASNTEPYLRINIEGKGSEAIVKERQREIELLLTPYLQ, encoded by the coding sequence ATGGCGTTAAAAGCTTTTAAAGCTTACGATATTCGGGGGGAATACCCCTTAGAGATTAATGAAGACCTAGCTTATAAGCTAGGTCTTGCATTTGTAGCGGAATATCGAGCTCAAGAGATTGTTGTGGGGCATGATATTCGTGAAAGCAGCCCGCAACTTTTCACTCAATTAGTCGCAGGTATCTGTGATGCCGGTGCCGATGTTATCTCTCTCGATATTTGTGGAACGGAAGAGGTCTACTTCAATACAGTCTATCTCGAAGCAGATGGCGGTATTATGATTACAGCAAGCCATAACCCCAAGAGTCACAACGGTTTTAAATTGGTAGCGAGAGGCGCAGAGCCTATCAGCGGTTCCACTGGTCTTGAGGCGTTAAAAAGACGTATTTTGCAGGAAGATTTTGGTCAACGCGCTGTAAGAGAAAAAGGGATATTGAAGCACTTTGTCGATAAGAGACCTTATCTTCAAGCCTTGTTGCAAGCCTCTTCAATGGCATTGTCACAAAGGAGTGAAGATTTACCTTTAAACTCATTCACTGCAGCTTCATCAGCGTCGTCCATCTCACCCATTTCACCAAAGCCATTAAGGATCGTCTGTAATAGTGGCAATGGTTGTGCCGGAGCGATTGTCGATCTTCTTGAGCCCTATCTGCCTTATCAGCTAATAAAGATTCATCATGAGCCAGATGGTACTTTTCCAAATGGTGTGCCTAATCCACTTTTAGTGGAGAGACGACAGGCAACCCAAGAGGTAATACTAACTTCAGGTGCTGATTTTGGTGTTGCGTGGGATGGTGATTTTGATCGTTGCTTCTTCTTTGATGAAAGAGGAGATTTTGTTGATAGCTCCTATATTGTTGGGCTATTAGCAACCGTATTATTAACGGATCATCCCAATTCTACTATTGTGATTGATACCCGGCAGACACTCAATAGTGAAGAGGCGATCAAGAATGCTGGTGGAAAGGTTGTTATTTCTGCCGGTGGACACTCACCGATGAAGGAGAGTATGCGGAAGTTTAATGCACTTTATGGTGGAGAGATGAGTGCTCACCACTACTTTCAAGCATTTCATTACTGTGATTCGGGAATGATCCCCTTTCTTCTCATCTCTCAGCTTTTAGCAAAGAGTGATCAGACGTTAGGTGAGCTCGTCGCAGCCGCTAGACGACGTTACCCCTGTAGCGGTGAACTTAACTATCTAGTAACCGATTCGGATCTTGTTATTGCGAAAATTGCCGATTACTTTAAAGATAGAGCAGTTTCTGAAGATTATCTTGATGGCTTGAGCCTCCGTTTAGATGATTCTCGGATCAATGTGCGAGCTTCTAATACAGAACCTTACTTGCGAATCAATATCGAGGGAAAGGGATCTGAAGCGATTGTAAAAGAGCGGCAAAGAGAGATTGAGTTGCTGTTAACTCCCTATTTACAGTAG
- the hflK gene encoding FtsH protease activity modulator HflK has protein sequence MKKNNLEMAWQEPKDSQQGGSSGSPHGNNQPNDQRPKNGAGPDLDEIFKKLGGAFRGKKGMGGHRQGGYGKYIALGGAVLLCGWLATGFYTIDAGQKGVELLLGQYHATKDPGLRWRLPNPIGDHRIIDIQRRFSQKIGSTAKGNRRAAMLTKDENLVDVSVEVQYQINNDDPSQYWFTSVDPDKTLKEVVDSATRERVGQTSLDDILTDGREQLMQEVKELAQSILDNYQIGLVITNVNLEDAQAPAAVQDAFSDAIRAREDEQSRINQANAYQSKVHEEARGEAERILRQAEAYRESKIAQARGEAERFNRLYSAYAIAPEVTRERLYLENMEEVLQNSNKLYMGSDSNNLMMLPLDKMTGSTTNSGPSKIEKREGAVTIEVKEATPTPESIIQNQPNNNVNDQRSRARFTR, from the coding sequence ATGAAAAAAAATAACTTAGAGATGGCTTGGCAAGAGCCTAAAGATAGCCAGCAAGGTGGCTCATCAGGTAGTCCTCATGGAAATAATCAGCCGAATGATCAACGACCTAAAAATGGCGCTGGACCCGATCTTGACGAAATTTTTAAAAAGTTAGGCGGTGCATTTCGTGGCAAGAAAGGGATGGGCGGTCATCGACAGGGCGGTTATGGTAAATATATCGCTTTAGGTGGTGCTGTTCTTCTATGTGGTTGGTTAGCAACAGGTTTCTATACGATTGATGCGGGACAGAAAGGGGTCGAGTTACTCTTAGGTCAGTATCATGCCACTAAAGATCCTGGTTTAAGATGGCGTCTTCCTAATCCGATTGGTGATCATCGCATCATCGATATTCAACGTCGATTTTCACAAAAGATCGGTTCTACCGCTAAAGGAAATCGTCGTGCTGCGATGTTAACAAAGGATGAAAACTTAGTTGATGTGAGTGTTGAGGTTCAATATCAGATTAATAATGATGATCCTTCACAATATTGGTTTACATCTGTTGATCCCGATAAAACATTAAAAGAGGTTGTCGATAGTGCAACCCGTGAGCGTGTTGGTCAAACATCTCTAGATGATATTTTGACAGATGGTCGAGAGCAGTTGATGCAAGAGGTTAAAGAGCTTGCTCAAAGTATCTTAGATAACTATCAGATTGGTCTTGTGATTACAAACGTGAACTTAGAAGATGCGCAAGCGCCGGCAGCGGTGCAAGATGCCTTCTCCGATGCGATTCGTGCTCGTGAAGATGAGCAGAGTCGAATTAACCAAGCGAATGCTTATCAGAGTAAAGTCCATGAAGAGGCGCGCGGGGAAGCAGAGAGAATTTTGCGCCAGGCAGAAGCTTATCGTGAGAGTAAAATCGCACAAGCACGCGGGGAAGCAGAGCGTTTTAATCGCCTCTACTCAGCATATGCTATAGCGCCAGAGGTGACTAGAGAGCGTCTCTATCTTGAAAATATGGAAGAAGTATTACAAAACAGTAATAAACTCTATATGGGGTCAGATAGTAATAACTTAATGATGTTGCCACTCGATAAGATGACCGGCTCTACAACAAATTCAGGACCGAGTAAGATTGAGAAAAGAGAGGGAGCGGTGACAATCGAAGTGAAAGAGGCAACGCCGACACCAGAGAGCATTATTCAAAATCAACCTAATAACAATGTGAACGATCAGAGAAGTCGTGCGCGTTTCACTCGTTAA
- a CDS encoding adenylosuccinate synthase: MGNNVVIIGTQWGDEGKGKIVDLLTDKAEAVVRFQGGHNAGHTLVIDGEKTVLRLIPSGILREHVTCYIGNGVVLSPEALLSEMDELLSRGINVDERLKISEACPLVMPYHVAIDQAREEKLGKNKIGTTGRGIGPTYEDKVARRAVRVADLFYPEVFRQKLESVMEYHNFVLVNYLGKEALSVDKVFNDTMELAKRLLPLVTDVSYELKKLRDRGAKVMFEGAQGTFLDIDHGTYPFVTSSNTSAGGAATGSGVGPLALDYVLGIVKAYVTRVGSGPFPTELTCEIGQGLAKRGHEFGSVTGRARRCGWFDVPVLKRSIDINSLSGICLTKLDVLDGMEEVKICTGYKLDGEVVDYPPYGAENFARCEPIYETMPGWSESTVGVMSFDALPIAAQNYIKRLEELVKVPVDIISTGPDRNETLVLRDPFD, from the coding sequence ATGGGTAATAATGTTGTTATTATCGGGACGCAATGGGGCGACGAAGGTAAAGGAAAGATCGTTGACCTCTTAACAGATAAAGCAGAAGCTGTTGTTCGATTTCAAGGGGGGCATAATGCCGGGCATACTCTTGTTATCGATGGCGAGAAGACAGTTTTACGTCTAATTCCATCTGGAATTTTGCGTGAACATGTTACCTGTTATATCGGTAATGGTGTGGTGCTCTCTCCAGAAGCACTTTTAAGTGAGATGGATGAGTTATTGAGTCGTGGCATTAATGTCGATGAGCGCTTAAAGATCTCAGAAGCTTGCCCTTTAGTGATGCCATACCATGTTGCGATCGATCAGGCGCGTGAAGAAAAATTGGGTAAAAATAAGATTGGTACAACAGGAAGAGGTATCGGTCCTACCTATGAAGATAAGGTTGCTCGACGTGCGGTACGTGTTGCTGATCTCTTCTACCCTGAAGTTTTCCGTCAAAAACTTGAGAGTGTTATGGAGTACCATAACTTTGTGTTAGTTAACTATCTTGGTAAAGAAGCACTCTCTGTAGATAAAGTATTTAATGACACAATGGAGCTTGCAAAACGTCTTCTTCCATTAGTGACCGATGTCTCTTATGAGCTTAAAAAGTTAAGAGATCGTGGAGCTAAAGTGATGTTTGAAGGAGCGCAAGGAACATTTTTAGATATCGATCATGGAACTTATCCTTTTGTGACTTCAAGTAATACATCAGCAGGTGGCGCGGCAACAGGGTCAGGTGTAGGTCCTTTAGCGTTAGACTATGTTTTAGGTATTGTAAAAGCATATGTCACGCGCGTTGGCTCTGGGCCATTTCCAACAGAATTAACATGTGAAATTGGGCAAGGTTTAGCAAAACGTGGTCATGAATTTGGTTCAGTGACCGGTCGTGCGCGTCGTTGCGGATGGTTTGATGTTCCTGTTTTAAAACGCTCGATTGATATCAATAGCTTATCAGGTATCTGTTTAACGAAACTTGATGTGTTAGATGGTATGGAAGAGGTGAAGATCTGTACCGGTTATAAGTTAGATGGTGAAGTAGTTGACTATCCTCCTTATGGTGCTGAAAACTTTGCTCGTTGTGAGCCTATCTATGAAACAATGCCGGGTTGGTCAGAGAGTACTGTTGGTGTCATGAGTTTTGATGCACTTCCGATCGCTGCGCAGAACTATATTAAGCGTCTTGAAGAGCTTGTGAAGGTACCTGTAGATATTATTTCAACAGGCCCTGATCGTAATGAGACATTAGTTTTAAGAGACCCTTTCGATTAG
- the lptG gene encoding LPS export ABC transporter permease LptG, translating into MIKIDRYTLKTSLFFTLLCLLLLVIIETFFTFLNELQDLDETYVVTDMLLYLLYDMPARIYRIFPMALLLGTLLGLGQLASHNELTAIRTAGFSKARTLKGAIYTTLILSFGVVLIGEYIVPETHEKALEVSHKSSIGKGFWAIDGGYIIEVRSMRDLSLRNITIYKPEGNVLKQIMRADHMILENDQWVIPSLSAITFSERQITKEQLKDFKIETHIDQAALTALISDPEYQSSQSLWRFINYLDENNLDSSEYRLAFWSKVFNPLTNISMILIAAPLVFAQQRRQGIGERILIGVILGLIIYLTTQMLGHFILISGFSPLLGALFPTILAIIIAYALFKLLP; encoded by the coding sequence ATGATAAAAATAGATCGATATACCTTAAAGACCTCTCTCTTCTTTACTCTGCTCTGTCTTCTACTTCTTGTTATTATTGAGACCTTTTTTACCTTCTTAAATGAGCTACAAGATCTCGATGAGACCTATGTCGTCACTGATATGCTACTCTATCTACTCTATGATATGCCGGCACGGATCTATCGAATCTTTCCGATGGCACTTCTATTAGGAACGCTTCTTGGACTAGGCCAACTCGCGAGCCACAATGAGCTAACAGCCATTAGAACAGCGGGTTTTAGTAAAGCACGGACATTGAAAGGAGCGATCTATACCACCCTTATATTAAGTTTTGGTGTTGTCTTAATAGGCGAATATATTGTCCCTGAGACTCACGAAAAGGCTCTAGAAGTGAGCCATAAGAGCAGTATCGGTAAGGGGTTTTGGGCCATTGATGGCGGCTATATTATAGAAGTGCGATCAATGCGTGATCTCTCACTACGCAATATCACCATCTATAAACCGGAAGGAAATGTTCTCAAACAGATTATGAGAGCTGATCATATGATCCTTGAAAATGACCAATGGGTCATTCCTTCGCTCTCCGCAATCACCTTTAGTGAACGCCAAATCACAAAAGAGCAGCTAAAAGATTTCAAAATCGAGACCCATATCGATCAAGCAGCCTTAACTGCGCTAATTAGCGATCCTGAATATCAATCGAGCCAAAGTCTTTGGCGTTTTATTAACTATCTCGATGAGAATAATCTCGATAGTAGCGAATATCGCCTCGCTTTCTGGTCTAAAGTCTTTAATCCACTGACCAACATTTCAATGATCCTGATCGCTGCCCCCTTAGTCTTTGCGCAACAACGACGACAAGGAATTGGTGAGCGTATCTTAATCGGCGTTATTTTAGGGCTTATTATCTACTTAACAACACAGATGCTAGGGCACTTTATCCTTATCTCAGGCTTCTCACCCTTATTAGGAGCCCTCTTCCCGACAATTTTAGCGATTATCATCGCTTATGCCCTCTTCAAGCTACTACCATAA
- a CDS encoding phosphatase PAP2 family protein — translation MMNTYKTLFRNLSFVFIALLLIPLLAWILGWHWSPLHSYTAIDAILFIVTESGSAPYFALLTSLVLAIWLSMRCKKLQHHWVIIFLSVFLLQGSTQIIKSTIKVLWEEPRPYMSYVVNQGVDIESFYELPRKERGTIVANAIKDDPITPNWLKSHWQAETGYSFPSGHTIFAVMWAFIIVGFMTREKDPKTAVAIVIMTLWAGLMMISRLRLGMHFPIDLFVSTIIAYIVALIFFYFLAKRDTLMEKSVTQTDDKIDH, via the coding sequence ATGATGAACACCTATAAAACCCTATTTCGTAATCTCTCTTTTGTTTTTATCGCATTACTACTTATCCCACTTTTAGCTTGGATTCTAGGCTGGCACTGGTCTCCACTTCACAGCTATACGGCGATAGATGCTATCCTCTTTATCGTAACTGAATCTGGCTCCGCCCCCTATTTTGCACTACTAACATCGCTTGTTTTGGCTATCTGGCTGAGCATGCGTTGTAAAAAATTACAGCATCACTGGGTTATTATCTTTTTAAGTGTCTTTTTGCTACAAGGTAGTACACAGATCATTAAAAGCACGATTAAAGTTCTCTGGGAAGAGCCTCGCCCCTACATGAGTTATGTCGTTAATCAAGGAGTAGATATTGAGTCATTTTATGAGCTTCCTCGCAAAGAGCGCGGCACAATTGTTGCTAATGCAATTAAGGATGATCCTATAACCCCCAACTGGTTAAAATCTCACTGGCAAGCGGAAACAGGTTACTCATTCCCTTCAGGGCATACGATTTTTGCGGTGATGTGGGCCTTTATTATTGTCGGTTTTATGACCCGGGAAAAAGATCCTAAAACAGCGGTCGCGATTGTTATTATGACACTCTGGGCTGGGTTAATGATGATTAGTCGATTACGACTTGGGATGCATTTCCCTATCGATCTTTTTGTCAGCACGATCATCGCTTACATCGTCGCCTTAATTTTCTTTTATTTTTTAGCAAAAAGAGATACTCTGATGGAAAAGAGTGTAACGCAAACAGATGATAAAATTGATCATTAA